The region tttttccggTTATAGTTCGCATGGTAATCTCTTGACTCTACTTTTCCTCTCAGGGTTTCGTCAAAGTGGTGAAAAACAAGTCCTACTTCAAGAGATATGAAGTCAAattcaggaggaggagaggtgagacaacattacattacattacattacagtcatttgtattcaacataggtattcaagagaactactagtcaccagaagtcataagtgcatctcctttcttaaacaagcatctcaaagtataagccagagcaaaagtatagtgcagaggcagattactatgaaaacaataattgcaacagactaatccgaatatagtaagtgctacaaactactacgaataggataggACAACACTGTCCTCACATCGGCTGCACAGCCCCGATTGTGATCATGCACCACAAAGCTATGCTCAtgttaaaatgactgaaaacagTGCTTCACTAATCATTGACTCTTGTTGTCCTACAGAGGGGAAAACTGACTTCTTTGCCCGCAAGCGCCTGGTTGTGCAGGACAAGAACAAGTACAACACGCCCAAGTACCGAATGATCGTCCGGTTCTCCAACAGGGACATCTGCTGCCAGGTAAGAGACTGAGTGATGCTCATGTGGTCTCATATTAAACATTACCTGTCTAACTCAATGTGTCTGTCTCGTCCAGATTGCCTATGCAAAGATTGAAGGAGACCAGATTGTGTGTGCTTCTTACTCTCATGAGCTGCCCAAATATGGCATCAACGTAGGCCTTACTAACTACGCTGCGGCCTACTGCACCGGGCTGCTGCTGGCTCGCAGGgtaagagtacacacacacacacacacacacacacacacacacacacacacacacacacacagaaagttgCATATGTCAGCACATGAATAGGTAGGGAGATTTAGGCTGCATATTTACATAAGCATTACTACCACCATGAATGTTTGTCATATGTTCCACTACTGTGTTTGATGGTTCTCTGCTTCTTGATGATGATACAAATCCCGCTGAGCAAAATGTAGTTGGTCCTTCATTTGCATTAGCTGATGTTCACTGTCCTTTCAAGACGGGGCTGAGAGAAGCGAGGCGAACCATTAGGCACAGTGAAATAGCTATGTGAGCACTAATCTCCCTATCAAATCAGTAAAGAGTGTGATCGTTGTGTGTTTATTCCTCTTTTGTACCTCCCCTCTTCTTAGCTGCTGCACAAGTTTGGCATGGACCAGGTGTACGAGGGCCAGGTGGAGGTGACGGGAGACGAGTTCAACGTAGAGAGCGTTGACGGACAGCCGGGTGCCTTTACCTGTTACTTGGATGCAGGCCTCGCCAGAACCACTACAGGAAACAAGGTGTTCGGAGCCCTGAAGGGGGCAGTGGACGGAGGCCTGGCTATTCCCCACAGGTCAGTATGATGATGTGAATAGCATCATTTAGTTTTAGGTCATATTGTGCGTATTTTGCTACTTCACCTCTGCACTAGTTGTGAGGTTTCAAGTGAGGAAAATTCTTCAACATTCAAATGTGTCTGATACAATTACACTAATAAAATTATTTCACCTAAGTATCACttatgagagagaggaaatttgttttcttattctttcagacatttttctttttgcgaAAAGCCAATCCTAATTTTTGCACGGTTTGTTGATGATCCGTCAGCCTAACTGGTCCAGTTTGTGGttattggttttattggttCTTCTCTGCTGCTTGATGATGTTACAAATTACACTGAGCAAAATGTAGTTGGTCCTTCATTTGCATTAGCTGATGTTTACTGTCCTTTCAAGACGGGGCTGAGAGAAGCAAGCTGAACCAAAGCAAGCATCTGTCGTTGTATCACAGTGTGATTGTTTATCAGAGCATTGTAGAATGATGaacagaatttaaataaaaaaaacagggaaaataaaaacatttataagaAATGgttacaagtttaaaaaaaactttgtcaaCTGAGTGTTGACGTGTTTTGAAAAGCTAAAAGACAAAAACCTGATGTGATCCCTGCTCTTGTTTACAGTCTAAAACGTTTCCCCGGTTACGACACAGAGAGTAAAGAGTTCGACGCAGAGGTGCATCGGAAACACATCATGGGCATGAACGTGGCCGACTACATGTCGTACCTgatggaggaggacgaggatgCCTACAAGAAACAGTTCTCTCGCTTCATCAAGAACGGAGTCACGCCAGACGCAGTAAGATGAAGGCTCTTTAGTCAACTATATAGACTGCAATAAAGCGGCTCTGGCCATAGTTTCACAGGTTCGACCTCATCGTCCAATCAGTTGGCCAGATTAGCTTGATTTACAATTCTCTTAATTGCAAGTTTAGCTGAAAGTTGTAATCTTCAAAGTCATGTTAAATAGAGCCCAGCCAATACCTTTAGGGTGGACtgatattagtttattgcagaTATATCTATCAGTGAATAGCTGGCCCATTAAGTAATATATTGCAGTAGAGAAATTCTTACAATAGGTTTGAAGTTGTTTAGAAACACTGCACCCATtacatagtttgtccaccagagagcagtATTAAGCGGTTGAAACTGTAGAATGTTACACCTATTTCATATCTTGATCACAATTGTACTtactggattaaaaaaaaaaaagaatgttaaaCCTGTATCAGACAAATATAGTAAATGTTACATCTGTGGACCCATGCTGCACTCTAAAGCCCAGTGCTCAAGAGTTTCACATCTCCACCTAGGCTGCATCATTAGTGCATATTTACATGAGCGTTACTACGACCACGAATGTTTGTTAAATGTTCCACTACTGTGTTTGATGGTTCTCTGCTTCTTGATGATGATACAAATCCCGCTGAGCAAAATGTAGTTGGTCCTTCATTTGCATTAGCTGATGTTCACTGTCCTTTCAAGACGGGGCTGAGAGAAGCTAGACGAATCATTAGGCACAGTGCAATGCCGTAGTCGCTGTGCATTAACATGTGggtcgttttttgtttttgccaggttgcagaaatgtacaaaaaagcACACGCCGCCATCAGAGCGAACCCCGCCCACGAAAAGAAACCCACAAAAGACGTCAAGAAGAAGAGGTGGGTTCTTATTTCCTcgattgcctttttttttttttttttttctcttcgaTGCTGCAACTTGAGTCATATTGAAACGTGAATATTCTGCTTTTGGAGCCAAATTGTGACGCCGTAACCCTTTAAAATACTGACGTTAAATTTATAGACGGTATTTAAAGTATCACttatgagagagaggaaatttgttttcttattctttcagacatttttctttttgcgaAAAGCCAATCCTAATTTTTGCACGGTTTGTTGATGATCCGTCAGCCTAACTGGTCCAGTTTGTGGttattggttttattggttCTTCTCTGCTTCTTGATGATGTTACAAATTACACTGAGCAAAATGTAGTTGGTCCTTCATTTGCATTAGCTGATGTTTACTGTCCTTTCAAGACGGGGCTGAGAGAAGCAAGCTGAACCAAAGCAAGCATCTGTCGTTGTATCACAGTGTGATTGTTTATCAGAGCATTGTAGAATGAtgaacagaatttaaaaaaacaattaaaaaaaacagggaaaataaaaacatttataagaAATGGTtacaagttttaaaaaaactttgtcAACTGAGTGTTGACGTGTTTTGAAAAGCTAAAAGACAAAAACCTGATGTGATCCCTGCTCTTGTTTACAGTCTAAAACGTTTCCCCGGTTACGACACAGAGAGTAAAGAGTTCGACGCAGAGGTGCATCGGAAACACATCCCTTATTATGCCATTGTGCAAATTGTGACGCCGTAACCCTTTAAAATACTGACGTTAAATTTATAGACGGTATTTAAAGCAAGCTCCCTGTCTAAGTATTGAATATCTGTACTGGGAAGCTCCCAGTGCTGAGCGGACAAACCTTTCCGTCTGGTGTGCTGAATATTAATGgagctgttgttgtgtttctttccgGGCAGGTGGAATCGCGCCAAGTTATCTCTGGCACAGAGGAAGGACCGCGTCGCCCAGAAAAAAGCCAGTTTCTTACGAGCACAAGAACAAGAGGCAGGGGACGGTTAGGGGCTCCGCTGCTACAACACACACCTCACAGACAAATAAATTTATTTCAAACTCAAGTTTTTGTCTCTCCGTCAATAGTTTTTGAAAGAGTTTTATGCGATGAGTGGttgcatttacttatttaaaagaacattaaatgcatgtttgcttttgttttaaatttcaCCCTTGACTAATATTTACAGTTCTAATCTTTAATCCACCTAAATCAGCGGTCCAAAACCTCTTTTGCGCCATGGACCGGTTTTAATGTAAGACAACATTTTCACGGACCGGCCTTCAAGGTGTGGCGgataaacatgtaataaaatgaTACGATCGGCacgaaaataaatataaaatctatATCAGTGGGTGCcctgagcttgtttctctgcaacGAGACTGTCCCATCTGTGTGAaatgggagacaatgacaccCGAAGTATGTTCCTTATGTCCAGTCTACTCcgtaattttgttttgattgaagtcactgcagaaaatcccGCTTCATTTTCGGTAGCTTGTGTGCTTACTTTTTGGGTTGACGCATCACGTGACCGAGACAAGCGTCTGGACATCAAGAGGCACAGGTGGATGTAATAACTCCCAGTGTGGTGTATTGTAAAACAGATTTGATAAGTTACAGTGAAGTGGTGTGAAGTTTAATTGTGCAAAATCATGCTGGTCTCTTCAATAGgtaaacttttttcttttttttttacattttcaaagtaaaaaaaacaaacaaaacagcagcattaACCACAAGCTTAACTTACTTCACAGGTCAAGTCTATTATGAAACATTTGAAGTGGTAAATAAGTCAGATTGCATACTCGGTCTCAGCAATTTATCAGCAATGTCTGGAAGGGATCATGGGAAATACTTTTTACACAGCATTCAAGTGTGACAGCAAGAGTTGATCAAAATCTCCACCTTCTCTGGTGGTGAACATTCATAAATGATTTCAGCTGGATCTCTATGGCACTGAGACAAAATCCTCGAAAATGTGATACAGCACATTACCACAAATGCTCTTTGCGGTGAGAAATACAAGATAACATTcacaaattaaatacattaatattccTTGTGTCGTTGAGGCAGCATTGACTGTCACTAGTGTTACAGGTGTAAAAGTGAAGTACAATGACAGAAAGATCCCTGTGGAGTTCTGACAAATACCATCACGTTGTCCACTTTGAAGCAAATTTACTGCCTCAATTTATTATGCAAAGACAAATAGTTTATACGTCACAATGTTGCAATGCGAGACATGTTCCTTCGTGATGATGAACATGGgcactgaagtttattttgtaaagagaAGTTTCTTGCAAACTATCAGTGCACCAAATGTGAATTAATCTGCTGCGGATATCTTTTGCACTTTTCACTCCTGTTTGAGCaacttttgataaaaactagTGTGCAGCTGTAAATTATTTGACTTCTTAGTAATTTTGTGACTTGTTCTGTAAGATGTATACCCTCAGTAGGCACCAATGGGTTTAGGACTGACTGCAACAGACagccttgtaaaaaaaaatacaacagcacTGAGAAATAAACTAACGCACTGCTGGTTTTGGTCTATTCACAAGATTAACTGGAAACAAAAATACGGAATATAAACTGCAGAATCATTTAAAGGTACACTCCCTTATTATGCCATTGTGCTCAGGAGCAACCGTAACATAACAAAATCAAGGAGCCCATCTTCAAATAATGCATTACACTTTCAACTGGAGCTTTGTACACCTCAGATTTTTCAAACTCAAACACCTGAATGATTTTGTGGCAAAAACAGCAATGTGGTCTCTCACCTCTTGAGATTAAAAGTAAATCTGTTTACAAATCTGTTATCAGCAGTGCCCACGAAACATCCCACTGTGGTGactgatgtaatgtaatgtggctGCATGAACTCTTTATAGTGTGGCTGATGGCAACATGCAatcattcagtttatttaacCTCTGAAGCTGGGAAAGAGGATGTAGAGTCTCCACCAGTCTGATCATTCATAAGTGTTAAGTTTTGATAAAAACTACTTCATTAAATTTGCAATTCCTAAATCACAGCATCTTTAATACTCAACTCCACATGTGGAACTGAGATTTGCGAAGGACTTCCTCTCCTTGTCACGAGTCTTTGGTGTGTGAGATCTGTCTCCACAGCAGAGCTTTCAGGTTGTTGAGAATAAGTGCGTGCTCCATGTTCATCTGTCCAGCATTCCCCTTCAGAGCCATGCAGGTGTACAGCTGCCTCTCGAGCTCCTCTCTCAGCCCTGACGGCGCCCCCCGCAGGAGGTAGTCCTTCAGTGCACCGCATGCCTTCGCCAAGTTTGGCTGAACCGGCTCCTCCCTGCACCGTTTTTCTGCCACGTCACATGATGTCTGGC is a window of Anoplopoma fimbria isolate UVic2021 breed Golden Eagle Sablefish chromosome 3, Afim_UVic_2022, whole genome shotgun sequence DNA encoding:
- the rpl5a gene encoding 60S ribosomal protein L5a, producing the protein MGFVKVVKNKSYFKRYEVKFRRRREGKTDFFARKRLVVQDKNKYNTPKYRMIVRFSNRDICCQIAYAKIEGDQIVCASYSHELPKYGINVGLTNYAAAYCTGLLLARRLLHKFGMDQVYEGQVEVTGDEFNVESVDGQPGAFTCYLDAGLARTTTGNKVFGALKGAVDGGLAIPHSLKRFPGYDTESKEFDAEVHRKHIMGMNVADYMSYLMEEDEDAYKKQFSRFIKNGVTPDAVAEMYKKAHAAIRANPAHEKKPTKDVKKKRWNRAKLSLAQRKDRVAQKKASFLRAQEQEAGDG